A genomic region of Rhipicephalus sanguineus isolate Rsan-2018 chromosome 3, BIME_Rsan_1.4, whole genome shotgun sequence contains the following coding sequences:
- the LOC119386045 gene encoding short-chain dehydrogenase/reductase family 9C member 7 has protein sequence MQVYAIVLLAVFVFLFCVLYMAPLVQTAAHTMSLALVVVVASHYAGVWLLNVLTYKGVPPKGKIVVITRCDSGYGNRLALELDRRGFTVVAGCVSGGSPGSRLLKQHGNIHVVDTDVTQTESLAKFEQYVRALCKDESHLWAVIINLSVVSLGELEWYDDDDMRWTYEVNVLCVARVARVFLPLLRESPCCGRRFVIVNSVWSRMAVPGTGPYCMSKYAVRCFTEVLRRELLKFGIYVVGIEPNLYRLPQTEPSSLLKSYKYMWNKLPDDVKDIYSKGYADEMEENIRRTIATEPDPIVLDVAKKMLDAVQTAYPSKIYQPDLLTWKILYAGFRLLPDEITDFWFKDISGLMKS, from the exons ATGCAGGTTTACGCGATCGTGCTCCTTGCTGTGTTCGTCTTCCTGTTCTGCGTCCTCTACATGGCGCCCCTGGTGCAGACCGCGGCGCACACGATGTCCCTCGCCCTGGTCGTCGTAGTCGCCTCGCACTACGCGGGCGTGTGGCTGCTCAATGTGCTCACCTACAAGGGGGTCCCACCCAAGGGCAAGATTGTCGTCATCACGCGATGCGACAGCGGCTACGGCAACAGACTCGCTCTCGAGCTCGACCGACGAGGGTTTACG GTAGTGGCCGGCTGCGTGAGCGGAGGGAGCCCCGGCTCTCGACTCCTCAAGCAGCATGGTAACATCCACGTTGTCGACACGGACGTCACGCAGACCGAGTCCCTCGCCAAGTTTGAGCAGTACGTGCGAGCCCTGTGCAAGGACGAGAGCCACCTGTGGGCCGTCATCATCAACCTGAGCGTGGTGTCCCTCGGCGAGCTGGAGTggtacgacgacgacgacatgcGCTGGACATACGAG GTGAACGTGCTGTGCGTGGCACGCGTGGCCAGGGTGTTCCTGCCGTTGCTTCGAGAGTCGCCGTGCTGCGGCCGGCGATTCGTCATCGTGAACAGCGTGTGGAGTCGCATGGCTGTGCCGGGTACCGGACCGTACTGCATGAGCAAGTACGCCGTGCGCTGCTTCACCGAGGTTCTGCGACGCGAGCTGCTCAAGTTCGGCATCTACGTGGTTGGCATCGAGCCGAACCTGTATCGGCTGCCGCAGACTGAACCCAGCTCGCTGCTCAAGTCCTACAAGTACATGTGGAACAAGCTCCCTGATGACGTCAAGGATATTTACTCCAAG GGCTACGCGGACGAAATGGAGGAAAATATCCGGCGAACCATCGCAACCGAGCCGGATCCAATTGTGTTGGACGTAGCCAAAAAGATGCTGGACGCCGTGCAAACGGCGTATCCCAGCAAGATCTACCAGCCCGACTTGCTCACCTGGAAGATCCTGTACGCGGGATTTCGTCTGCTTCCCGACGAAATCACCGATTTCTGGTTCAAGGATATTTCAGGATTGATGAAATCTTAA
- the LOC119386043 gene encoding translation initiation factor IF-2, translated as MWYLRKDLEWRRRAEREHEARKAALREARAAAERKANQRSQAERAFAAWCAMKSELEAARRAEDRRRSAKADEDRKRTEMRACALSERKCREWLARKQVEKEASLAKKQRITTSGDAEKAAANQSAFNAWLAGKGTKNSTEKFHVKCIDGQLFAVWR; from the exons ATGTGGTATCTTCGCAAGGATCTCGAGTGGAggcggcgcgcggagagggagcaCGAAGCCCGGAAGGCCGCGCTGCGAGAagcacgcgccgccgccgaacgCAAGGCTAACCAGCGGTCTCAGGCCGAgcgcgctttcgccgcctggTGCGCAATGAAGAGCGAGCTAGAGGCGGCGAGGCGAGCCGAAGATCGACGTCGCAGCGCCAAAGCCGACGAAGACCGAAAGCGGACCGAAATGCGCGCGTGTGCGCTGTCAGAGAGAAAGTGCAGGGAGTGGCTTGCCAGAAAGCAAGTGGAGAAGG AGGCCAGTTTGGCGAAGAAACAACGAATTACGACCAGCGGCGACGCCGAGAAGGCGGCAGCGAACCAAAGTGCTTTCAACGCTTGGCTCGCCGGCAAGGGTACGAAGAATTCAACGGAGAAGTTCCACGTAAAGTGTATTGACGGCCAACTGTTCGCAGTGTGGCGGTAG
- the LOC119386044 gene encoding short-chain dehydrogenase/reductase family 9C member 7 yields the protein MRGYAGMVITMFITLFSVLYMVPLVRTVAHVMSLAIVTTIVSHYLAVWLLKMLTYKVVPAKGKIVVITRCDSGYGNKLALELDKRGFTVVAGCVSRESPGTQQLKLQGSSNIHLVETDVTQTESLAEFENQVRALCKDESHLWAVIINLSVVSLGELEWYDDDDMRWTYEVNVLSVARVARVFLPLLRQSPYSGRRFVIVNSVWSRMAMPGTGPYCMSKYAVRCFTEVLRRELLKFGIYVVAIEPNLYRLPQTEPSSLLKSYKYMWDKLPDETKDLYSRSYGDEMEANIRNIIVKEPDPVVREVAKKMLDSVQTAYPSRLYQPDQLTRKILYVGFRLLPDEITDFWLTEISGLMKA from the exons ATGCGAGGCTACGCCGGCATGGTTATAACCATGTTCATCACGCTGTTCTCGGTACTGTACATGGTTCCTCTGGTGCGCACCGTAGCGCATGTGATGTCCCTCGCCATTGTCACCACAATCGTCTCGCACTACTTGGCCGTCTGGCTGCTCAAGATGCTCACCTACAAGGTGGTGCCGGCCAAGGGCAAGATCGTCGTCATAACGAGATGCGATAGCGGCTACGGCAACAAACTCGCGCTGGAGCTTGACAAACGAGGGTTCACG GTGGTGGCAGGCTGCGTGAGCAGAGAGAGCCCCGGCACCCAGCAGCTCAAGCTTCAGGGCTCCTCCAACATCCACCTGGTCGAGACGGATGTCACGCAGACCGAGTCGCTGGCCGAGTTTGAGAATCAAGTGCGAGCCCTGTGCAAGGACGAGAGCCACCTGTGGGCCGTCATCATCAACCTGAGCGTGGTGTCGCTCGGCGAGCTGGAGTggtacgacgacgacgacatgcGCTGGACCTACGAG GTGAACGTACTCAGCGTCGCGCGCGTGGCCAGGGTGTTCCTGCCGTTACTGCGCCAGTCGCCGTACAGCGGCCGGCGATTCGTCATCGTGAACAGCGTGTGGAGCCGCATGGCCATGCCAGGCACAGGACCGTACTGCATGAGCAAGTACGCCGTGCGTTGTTTCACAGAGGTTCTGCGCCGTGAACTGCTCAAGTTCGGCATCTACGTGGTAGCCATCGAGCCGAACCTGTACCGGCTTCCGCAAACGGAACCCAGCTCGCTGCTAAAGTCCTACAAGTACATGTGGGATAAACTCCCCGACGAGACCAAGGACCTATACTCCAGG AGCTACGGTGACGAGATGGAGGCCAACATCCGGAACATTATAGTGAAGGAGCCAGACCCCGTAGTTCGAGAGGTGGCGAAGAAAATGCTCGATTCCGTACAGACGGCGTATCCCAGCAGGCTCTACCAGCCGGACCAGTTGACGCGCAAGATTCTGTACGTCGGTTTCCGTTTGCTGCCAGACGAGATCACCGACTTCTGGCTTACGGAGATATCCGGACTTATGAAAGCTTGA